The following are encoded in a window of Fischerella sp. PCC 9605 genomic DNA:
- a CDS encoding S-methyl-5'-thioadenosine phosphorylase, which translates to MAEARIGIIGGSGLYKMDALKDVEEVQIQTPFGSPSDALILGALEGTRVAFLARHGRNHTLLPSELPFRANIHAMKQLGVEYLISASAVGSLKAETKPLDMVVPNQFIDRTKNRVSTFFGEGIVAHIAFGDPVCQNLAGVLADAIASLDLPDVTLHRGGTYVCMEGPAFSTKAESNLYRSWGATVIGMTNLPEAKLAREAEIAYATLALVTDYDCWHPDHDSVTVEMVVSNLQRNAVNAQKVIQETVRRLSDNPPPSVAHSALKYAILTPLEKVPMETKEKLDLLLKKYL; encoded by the coding sequence ATGGCTGAAGCTCGGATTGGAATTATTGGTGGCAGCGGTTTATACAAAATGGATGCCCTCAAAGATGTAGAAGAGGTGCAAATTCAAACACCCTTTGGTTCACCTTCTGATGCTTTGATTTTGGGAGCTTTGGAAGGGACACGGGTAGCTTTTTTAGCACGTCATGGACGCAATCATACGCTTTTACCTTCAGAGTTGCCTTTTCGTGCCAATATCCATGCGATGAAGCAATTGGGTGTGGAGTATTTAATTTCAGCAAGTGCGGTAGGTTCTTTAAAGGCAGAAACGAAACCGCTAGATATGGTAGTTCCCAATCAGTTTATTGACAGAACAAAAAATCGAGTGTCCACCTTTTTCGGGGAAGGAATTGTTGCTCACATTGCTTTTGGCGATCCCGTTTGTCAGAATTTGGCTGGTGTTTTAGCAGATGCGATCGCTTCTTTGGATTTACCAGATGTAACTCTACATCGCGGCGGTACGTATGTATGCATGGAAGGCCCGGCATTTTCCACCAAAGCAGAATCCAATCTTTACCGCAGTTGGGGTGCAACAGTCATCGGGATGACGAATTTACCAGAGGCCAAACTGGCAAGGGAAGCAGAAATTGCCTATGCAACCTTAGCGCTGGTAACTGACTATGATTGTTGGCATCCAGATCACGACAGCGTGACAGTAGAGATGGTAGTGAGTAATTTACAACGCAATGCCGTCAATGCACAGAAAGTCATTCAAGAAACAGTGCGGCGTTTGAGTGATAATCCGCCACCTAGTGTAGCCCATTCGGCGTTGAAGTATGCGATTTTGACACCGTTGGAGAAAGTACCAATGGAGACGAAGGAGAAATTAGATTTGTTGTTGAAGAAGTATTTGTAG
- the blaOXA gene encoding class D beta-lactamase encodes MIFRIWRSRLVIFAILGCLIFFLLISFREIHVFAQQPTPTSADSEHSATVIVQAPDLGQNFRKLGVEGSILIYDLKKNKTYEHNPQRNQTAMFPGSTFKIFNAMVALETGTIPDDVTVLTWDGIQREVPEWNHDTNLRQGFKDSTVWFYQVLARRIGHKRMQQFIEQVGYGNHQIGTAKDIDRFWLEGPLQITAKQQIEFLQKLYRSDLPFSARTMNLVKDMMVREQTPDYTWRGKTGWLFNTNPELGWFVGYLEQNKNVYFFATNININKPEDAPLRIEVTRRCFKDLGLL; translated from the coding sequence ATGATATTTCGTATATGGCGATCGCGATTGGTTATCTTTGCAATTCTTGGTTGTCTCATCTTCTTCCTCCTGATTAGCTTCAGAGAAATACATGTTTTTGCTCAACAGCCTACTCCTACGTCTGCTGATTCTGAACATTCAGCAACAGTGATTGTGCAAGCACCAGATTTGGGGCAAAACTTCCGGAAATTAGGGGTGGAGGGGTCAATCTTAATTTACGATTTGAAAAAAAACAAAACCTACGAACACAATCCGCAACGCAATCAAACTGCAATGTTTCCAGGTTCAACATTTAAAATCTTCAACGCAATGGTGGCTTTGGAAACAGGTACTATTCCTGATGATGTCACAGTCCTGACTTGGGATGGAATTCAGCGCGAAGTCCCTGAATGGAATCACGATACAAATTTGCGTCAAGGTTTCAAAGATTCAACCGTCTGGTTCTATCAAGTGCTAGCACGCCGAATCGGACATAAGCGCATGCAGCAATTTATCGAGCAAGTTGGCTACGGAAATCACCAAATTGGGACAGCCAAAGATATTGATCGCTTTTGGCTGGAAGGCCCCTTGCAAATTACAGCCAAGCAGCAAATTGAGTTTCTACAGAAATTGTATCGAAGCGATTTGCCCTTCTCAGCGCGAACCATGAATCTCGTTAAAGACATGATGGTGCGCGAACAGACACCAGACTACACATGGCGAGGAAAAACAGGATGGTTGTTTAACACCAATCCCGAACTTGGTTGGTTTGTAGGCTATCTAGAACAGAATAAAAATGTCTATTTCTTCGCTACCAATATCAATATAAATAAACCAGAGGATGCTCCTCTACGGATTGAAGTGACGCGACGCTGCTTCAAAGACTTGGGTCTACTATAG
- a CDS encoding threo-3-hydroxy-L-aspartate ammonia-lyase, whose protein sequence is MSQPDSVTFADIEVAAKRLAGIAHHTPVITSRTINQHTGSQVFFKCKNFQRTGSFKFRGAYNALAQLRLEQQQTGAIAYSSGNHAQAVALAGQLLNIPTTIVMPEDAPTVKQAATRGYGAEVILYNRSETNREELAQTLAQQRNLTIIPPYDHPHIIAAQGTAAKELIKEVGELDLLLVCCGGGGLLSGSAIASQTLSPKCKVIGVEPERADDATRSFHSKILYSVNNPDTIADGARTPSLGKITFPLVLDYVDNMVTVSEEAIIRTMFFLWQRLKIVVEPTGVLAAAALLEGVVKAPQAKIGVVISGGNVDLKGLGHKIMNYEL, encoded by the coding sequence ATGTCACAGCCTGACTCTGTTACTTTTGCCGACATCGAAGTTGCTGCGAAGCGTCTTGCTGGTATTGCTCACCATACCCCAGTGATTACTTCTAGAACCATTAATCAACACACTGGTAGTCAAGTGTTTTTCAAGTGTAAAAACTTTCAGCGCACTGGTTCTTTCAAGTTTCGCGGTGCATATAATGCACTGGCACAACTAAGATTAGAACAACAACAAACAGGTGCGATCGCTTATTCATCTGGAAATCACGCCCAAGCTGTAGCCTTAGCCGGACAGTTACTAAATATTCCCACCACCATCGTTATGCCTGAAGATGCCCCCACCGTCAAGCAAGCAGCTACTCGCGGTTACGGTGCGGAGGTAATTTTGTATAACCGCAGTGAGACAAATAGGGAAGAATTAGCTCAAACTTTGGCACAACAGAGAAATTTAACAATCATTCCCCCTTACGATCATCCCCATATCATCGCGGCACAGGGTACAGCAGCTAAAGAACTAATTAAGGAAGTCGGCGAACTAGATTTGCTATTAGTATGTTGTGGCGGTGGCGGGTTACTTTCCGGTAGTGCGATCGCTTCTCAAACACTTTCACCTAAGTGTAAAGTCATAGGAGTAGAACCAGAACGCGCTGATGATGCTACTCGTTCCTTTCACAGCAAAATTCTGTACTCGGTAAATAATCCCGATACCATCGCTGATGGTGCGCGTACTCCCAGCTTGGGAAAAATTACTTTTCCTTTGGTGCTGGATTACGTCGATAACATGGTGACGGTATCTGAGGAAGCAATTATTCGCACCATGTTCTTTTTATGGCAACGTTTAAAAATTGTTGTGGAACCCACCGGAGTTTTAGCAGCAGCGGCTTTACTAGAAGGTGTAGTGAAAGCACCGCAGGCTAAAATTGGTGTTGTTATTAGTGGTGGAAATGTAGATTTAAAGGGACTGGGGCATAAAATTATGAATTATGAATTATGA
- a CDS encoding lytic transglycosylase domain-containing protein: MLKKLQKKQISLIVGAGLCAFLAGAMFSAPEMGKYLGQWLKQFKNQSEQLTEANKAESAVFPLVLQSPQERAAKLQELVKGFPSPDRNRARYLLASDLIERKQAKEALNLLEGLEKDYPLLAPYILLKTAQAYDILGEEGKASDSRQAVLKRYPEHPAAAKALYLIGLPEYQDKAIASFPSNPLTWDIVRKRLETNPNQQQLQLILAKYAYDEPGSVAVLDRLMKNPTLKPEEWEIVATAYWENNEFDKAASAYAKAAKTPRNLYRIGRGLQISGKQQQAIAAYQQLNSDFPETNEAGTALLRLAEMTKPSKNALPYLDQVISKHPEQAGEALLAKIKILQAQKDTKGVNEALQLLVTKHGNTEQAAEYRWKIAQEKAKAQDYQAAWQWAQPIITSNPDSILAPRAGFWVGKWATKLGKTQDAKQVYEYVISQFPYSYYAWRSAVTLGLNVGDFNNVRQLTPEVVPLLRPVPIAGSETFKELYLLGQDRDAFLQWETEFQNKMQPTVAEQFTEGLMRFTQGENLIGIDKISKLEDRDKPEEKAQYEALSQKIIYWQARYPFPYLKEIEYWSQQRQLNPLLVTALIRQESRFQPKIKSVANATGLMQVLPDTAKWIAPQIKQDSKKIDLENPNENIMFGTWYLDHTHQQYGNNSLLAIASYNAGPGNVSKWLQTLPKEDPDEFVETIPFDETKNYVRQVFGNYWNYLRLYNPEISRIVGQYSAKHPQLSQR; encoded by the coding sequence ATGCTGAAGAAGCTACAGAAAAAGCAAATATCTCTAATTGTGGGTGCAGGACTGTGTGCCTTTTTGGCTGGGGCAATGTTTTCAGCTCCTGAAATGGGAAAATATCTGGGCCAATGGCTGAAACAATTTAAAAATCAGTCCGAACAGTTGACGGAGGCAAATAAAGCCGAATCAGCTGTTTTTCCATTGGTACTGCAATCCCCTCAGGAAAGAGCAGCAAAACTACAAGAACTGGTCAAAGGATTTCCATCACCAGATCGCAATCGCGCTCGCTATCTGTTGGCGAGTGACTTAATTGAACGCAAGCAAGCCAAAGAAGCACTAAACTTACTGGAAGGACTAGAAAAAGACTATCCACTTTTAGCGCCTTACATTCTGCTCAAAACAGCTCAGGCTTATGACATTTTGGGAGAAGAAGGCAAAGCCTCAGACAGCAGACAGGCAGTGCTAAAACGCTATCCCGAACATCCAGCCGCGGCTAAAGCTTTGTATTTAATTGGACTTCCTGAATATCAGGACAAAGCGATCGCCTCTTTTCCTTCCAATCCTCTCACTTGGGATATTGTCCGCAAGCGGTTGGAAACCAACCCCAATCAGCAGCAATTGCAGCTAATTTTGGCTAAGTATGCCTACGACGAACCAGGAAGCGTTGCTGTGTTGGATCGTTTGATGAAAAATCCTACTCTCAAACCGGAAGAATGGGAAATTGTTGCTACAGCTTACTGGGAAAATAATGAATTTGACAAAGCTGCGAGTGCCTACGCCAAAGCGGCTAAAACACCCCGCAACCTTTACCGCATTGGCCGAGGATTGCAGATCAGCGGAAAACAACAACAAGCGATCGCAGCCTACCAACAACTTAACAGTGATTTCCCCGAGACAAATGAAGCAGGTACAGCCCTGCTGCGTTTGGCAGAAATGACAAAACCAAGTAAAAATGCTCTGCCATATCTTGACCAAGTAATTAGCAAACACCCTGAACAAGCAGGGGAAGCACTGCTAGCAAAAATTAAAATTCTCCAAGCTCAAAAAGATACTAAAGGAGTAAATGAAGCGCTGCAATTACTGGTTACAAAGCATGGAAATACTGAACAAGCAGCAGAGTACCGCTGGAAAATCGCACAAGAAAAAGCTAAAGCACAAGATTACCAAGCTGCATGGCAATGGGCGCAACCAATTATCACCAGTAACCCCGACAGCATTTTGGCTCCCAGAGCAGGTTTTTGGGTCGGAAAATGGGCAACAAAATTGGGGAAAACGCAGGATGCTAAACAAGTTTATGAGTATGTGATTAGCCAGTTTCCCTATTCTTACTATGCATGGCGATCGGCAGTAACTTTGGGACTAAATGTTGGCGACTTTAACAACGTGCGTCAACTGACACCAGAAGTAGTTCCCCTTCTGCGTCCTGTACCCATCGCGGGTTCGGAAACTTTCAAAGAATTATATCTGCTAGGTCAAGATCGCGATGCTTTTTTGCAGTGGGAAACCGAATTTCAGAACAAAATGCAGCCTACGGTAGCAGAGCAATTCACCGAAGGTTTGATGCGGTTTACACAAGGAGAAAATTTAATCGGAATTGACAAAATTTCTAAATTAGAAGACCGAGATAAACCAGAAGAAAAAGCCCAGTATGAGGCTTTGAGTCAAAAGATAATTTACTGGCAAGCTCGTTACCCCTTTCCTTATCTCAAAGAAATAGAATATTGGTCGCAACAACGTCAACTTAATCCTCTACTAGTAACTGCTTTGATTCGTCAAGAATCTCGGTTTCAGCCCAAAATTAAATCTGTTGCTAATGCTACTGGCTTGATGCAGGTATTACCAGATACAGCTAAATGGATTGCTCCCCAAATCAAACAGGACAGCAAAAAAATCGACCTCGAAAATCCCAACGAAAATATCATGTTCGGTACTTGGTATTTGGATCATACTCATCAGCAATATGGCAATAACTCGCTGCTGGCGATCGCCAGTTACAATGCTGGCCCTGGTAATGTCAGTAAATGGTTGCAAACTTTGCCAAAAGAAGATCCAGATGAATTTGTCGAAACGATTCCTTTTGATGAAACCAAAAATTACGTGCGGCAGGTTTTCGGCAATTATTGGAATTATTTGCGTCTTTATAATCCTGAAATTTCCCGGATCGTAGGGCAATACTCAGCCAAACACCCACAACTATCGCAGCGTTGA
- a CDS encoding methyl-accepting chemotaxis protein, protein MTNKLNEKRTEPREYTLKQPSVINSYDRNYQHQVTKSQTNLTGFQKAQRFFWNWFSNLSISRKQLIGLIFCEIVSILGIGCVARYLLINNLQALSLEQAKSEIAVTEMAYNVKVNQMGFGFRGQSDNSAIIQAAAADHAGQNLSPDLKAQVKQILANEIKVRKIEYATLVGKDLKIIVNANADRQGENFNPDNLVSEVFKNPQQIKANRIVSWSELSKEAPPLPDGFNKADALIRYTVTPVKDPKTKAVIAALVAGDIVNNKDAIVRGTLQATGGGYSAVYLRKPSGEFALAAALEQDKSKNKETANVALPDEGKSLLEAAAVAGGKAVTARLKIGNQTYTMAAKAVPNKIIEADNDSRSVFDEQVSTVLVRGTPETALNQLLENSFRVELLTIIVALAITLIWTLIIRRTIITPIRKLEQTAQKVALGDRSARAEIFTTDEIGKLAASFNTMADKITEQITQKEKEAKLTELVNKITFRVCGSLDTAQILNLAVITLRDAIKADRVVVYRFDENWMGKIVAECVGDEWSSALGAEIADPCFARDYVDKYQRGRVQALENIYEAGLTPCHIAQLAAFEVKANLVAPILLNNNLYGLLIAHQCSSPRQWKQSEIQLFKQTAIPIGYALEQAYILEQVDKARSRAELIAIEQSQQKEALQQQIIKLLRDIEGASKGDLTVRATITQGEIGTVADFFNTIVENLREIVTKVKASATAVNAALGENEGAIRQLADEAIKQAAEINCTLNCIEHMTDSIADVASNAQKAAAIAHTASNTATEGEKAIDLTVEKIFNLRSTIDDTAKKVKRLGESSQQISRIVSLINEIAVQTNLLAVNAGLEASKASEGSQGFAVVATEVSELAARCSNATQEIKILVENIQRETAEVAKAMEQGTIQVVEGSRIVENAKISLNQILSVSRQIDELVQSISQATVSQVETSQAVTKLIAEISQVSESTSSSSRQISQSLQQTVGISEELQATVAKFKVN, encoded by the coding sequence ATGACGAACAAACTTAACGAAAAGCGCACAGAACCTAGAGAATATACTTTAAAGCAACCATCGGTCATTAATAGCTATGACAGAAATTATCAACACCAAGTTACAAAATCTCAAACTAATTTGACTGGATTCCAAAAAGCACAACGGTTTTTTTGGAACTGGTTTTCTAATCTTTCCATCAGCCGCAAGCAGTTAATTGGTTTGATTTTTTGTGAGATAGTATCTATTCTAGGGATTGGTTGTGTCGCCAGATACTTGCTTATTAATAATTTGCAGGCTCTATCACTAGAACAAGCGAAATCAGAAATAGCTGTTACAGAAATGGCTTACAATGTCAAAGTCAATCAAATGGGCTTTGGCTTTCGCGGACAATCAGATAATTCGGCAATTATTCAAGCTGCTGCTGCCGATCATGCAGGTCAAAACTTAAGCCCTGATTTAAAAGCACAAGTGAAGCAAATTCTGGCAAACGAAATCAAGGTCAGAAAAATAGAGTATGCAACCCTTGTTGGTAAAGATTTGAAGATTATTGTCAATGCTAATGCCGACCGTCAAGGGGAAAATTTTAATCCTGACAACTTGGTGAGTGAGGTTTTCAAGAATCCTCAACAAATAAAAGCAAATAGAATTGTTAGTTGGTCGGAATTGAGTAAAGAAGCACCTCCTTTACCAGATGGTTTTAACAAAGCAGATGCCCTAATTCGTTACACAGTAACGCCTGTTAAAGACCCAAAAACAAAAGCAGTAATCGCTGCTTTAGTTGCTGGCGATATTGTTAATAACAAAGATGCGATTGTGAGAGGAACGTTGCAAGCTACCGGAGGAGGCTACAGTGCTGTTTATTTACGCAAACCAAGCGGAGAATTCGCTCTAGCAGCAGCTTTAGAGCAAGATAAATCTAAGAATAAAGAAACAGCGAATGTAGCATTACCTGATGAAGGTAAATCTTTACTGGAAGCAGCAGCAGTAGCTGGAGGCAAAGCAGTAACTGCGCGGCTAAAAATAGGCAATCAAACCTATACAATGGCAGCAAAGGCTGTACCTAACAAAATTATTGAAGCAGATAATGATTCAAGATCTGTATTTGACGAACAGGTGAGTACTGTTTTAGTACGGGGAACTCCAGAAACTGCTCTCAATCAATTGTTAGAAAACAGTTTTCGGGTAGAACTTCTCACTATTATTGTAGCCTTAGCAATTACCCTGATTTGGACGCTAATCATCAGAAGGACAATTATTACACCCATCCGGAAGCTAGAGCAAACAGCCCAAAAAGTGGCTTTAGGCGATCGCTCTGCTCGTGCTGAGATTTTCACTACTGATGAAATAGGTAAATTGGCTGCTAGTTTTAACACAATGGCAGACAAAATTACAGAACAAATCACCCAAAAAGAGAAAGAAGCCAAGCTAACAGAACTAGTCAATAAAATTACTTTTCGCGTGTGTGGTTCGCTTGATACTGCACAAATACTGAATTTAGCAGTCATAACTTTGCGAGATGCGATCAAAGCAGATCGAGTCGTTGTCTATCGCTTTGATGAAAACTGGATGGGCAAGATTGTAGCTGAATGCGTTGGTGACGAGTGGTCGTCCGCTTTGGGTGCAGAGATTGCTGACCCTTGTTTTGCCAGAGATTATGTTGATAAGTATCAAAGAGGTCGTGTCCAAGCACTGGAAAACATCTACGAAGCAGGTTTAACCCCATGTCACATTGCTCAACTGGCTGCATTTGAAGTCAAAGCAAATTTAGTCGCGCCTATTTTGCTCAACAACAACCTCTACGGCTTGCTGATCGCTCATCAGTGTTCTAGTCCGCGCCAATGGAAACAATCAGAAATTCAGTTGTTTAAGCAGACAGCGATTCCCATTGGTTATGCTCTAGAGCAAGCATACATTCTTGAACAGGTAGACAAAGCGCGTTCTCGTGCAGAACTAATCGCCATTGAGCAAAGTCAACAGAAAGAAGCGCTGCAACAACAAATTATCAAACTGCTGCGAGATATCGAAGGAGCATCCAAAGGCGATTTGACAGTGCGTGCGACTATTACACAAGGGGAAATAGGCACCGTTGCTGACTTTTTCAACACCATCGTTGAGAATCTCAGAGAGATTGTCACCAAAGTGAAAGCGTCTGCAACTGCTGTGAATGCAGCCCTTGGTGAAAACGAAGGTGCGATTCGCCAACTTGCCGACGAAGCCATCAAACAAGCTGCTGAAATTAACTGCACTCTCAATTGTATAGAGCACATGACAGATTCAATTGCAGATGTGGCTTCTAACGCCCAAAAAGCCGCTGCAATTGCCCATACAGCCTCCAATACTGCCACTGAAGGTGAAAAAGCAATTGATCTGACGGTAGAAAAAATCTTCAACTTGCGCTCAACAATTGATGACACAGCCAAAAAAGTCAAGCGCCTGGGAGAATCGTCGCAACAAATTTCCCGGATAGTTTCCTTGATTAACGAGATTGCTGTGCAAACCAACTTGCTAGCAGTCAACGCCGGGCTGGAAGCCTCAAAGGCTAGTGAAGGGAGTCAAGGTTTTGCAGTGGTTGCTACAGAAGTCAGTGAACTTGCAGCCCGTTGCTCTAACGCTACCCAAGAAATTAAGATCCTTGTGGAGAATATTCAACGGGAAACGGCTGAAGTTGCCAAAGCAATGGAACAGGGAACTATCCAGGTAGTGGAAGGTTCTCGCATTGTGGAAAATGCGAAAATCTCTCTCAACCAGATTCTGAGTGTTTCTCGCCAAATTGATGAGTTAGTGCAGTCAATTTCTCAGGCGACTGTATCTCAAGTAGAAACATCGCAAGCAGTAACCAAGTTAATTGCAGAAATATCTCAAGTGTCGGAAAGTACTAGTAGCTCCTCACGTCAAATTTCTCAGTCACTACAACAAACTGTAGGAATCTCCGAAGAATTGCAAGCAACTGTGGCAAAGTTCAAAGTTAATTAA
- a CDS encoding phytoene desaturase family protein: MQKSDVIVIGSGIGGLCAAALLARYGKRVIVCESHTIPGGAAHKFKRRGFEFDSGPSFYCGLTDAQSLNPVKQVLDILGESLEAIRYDPLGHYHFPEGTVAVYSNAERYRQEVAKFTPTGARELELFERRLLPLYDAMKGIPTLALRADWRLLSVLIGRYLPSLWKMLPNLPLVQASVGDVMDATVQDPWVRRLIDLECFLLSGLKAHGTIAPEVAFMLGERSRSGVEYPVGGSGAIVNALVRGLERWGGKLLLGCHVEQILVESGKVVGVRLRSPQPLGAEILRAPIVISNASIWDTYTQLLRPDDLPASYRQASLATPVVDSFMHLHLGIRAGGLENLTGHHVVVHDASQDITAPGNTCMVSIPSVWDAKLAPEGHHVVHAYTLEPYTGWERHQEYEQKKREKAETLYRALAKIIPDISERVVLELIGTPLTHAYYLRRYQGTYGPAIAAGKGMFPGPHTPIQGLYRVGDSTMPGIGVPAVAASGILCANTLVGVKQMQELC; the protein is encoded by the coding sequence ATGCAAAAGAGTGATGTCATCGTTATTGGTAGCGGTATCGGTGGGTTATGCGCTGCTGCATTACTCGCTCGTTATGGTAAACGTGTAATTGTCTGTGAAAGCCATACAATTCCTGGTGGTGCTGCTCATAAATTCAAACGCCGAGGATTTGAATTTGATTCCGGCCCCTCCTTCTATTGTGGTTTAACAGATGCCCAGAGTTTAAATCCTGTAAAACAAGTTCTTGATATTTTAGGTGAATCCCTAGAAGCCATACGCTACGATCCATTAGGACACTATCATTTTCCCGAAGGTACTGTTGCAGTTTATAGCAATGCTGAACGTTATCGGCAAGAAGTAGCTAAATTTACTCCTACTGGTGCAAGGGAATTAGAACTGTTTGAACGCCGCCTTTTACCCTTGTATGATGCGATGAAAGGTATTCCTACTTTGGCACTCAGGGCAGATTGGCGATTGCTTTCCGTATTGATCGGGCGTTATCTACCATCTTTGTGGAAAATGCTACCCAACTTACCTCTTGTCCAAGCTTCTGTAGGCGATGTGATGGATGCCACAGTTCAAGACCCTTGGGTACGACGGCTAATTGATCTGGAATGCTTTCTACTGTCAGGTTTAAAGGCACACGGTACTATTGCGCCAGAAGTAGCTTTTATGTTAGGTGAACGTTCCCGCAGTGGTGTAGAGTATCCTGTGGGCGGCAGTGGAGCAATTGTCAATGCTTTGGTGCGGGGGTTAGAACGCTGGGGTGGTAAGTTACTGCTGGGATGTCACGTTGAGCAAATTTTGGTGGAATCTGGAAAAGTTGTAGGTGTACGCTTGCGATCGCCCCAACCCCTCGGGGCAGAAATCCTCAGAGCACCAATAGTAATTTCCAATGCCAGTATCTGGGATACCTACACTCAACTATTGCGACCTGATGACTTGCCTGCATCGTATCGTCAAGCATCTCTCGCTACACCAGTAGTCGATAGTTTTATGCATTTACACTTAGGTATCCGTGCTGGTGGGTTAGAGAATTTGACAGGACATCATGTAGTGGTTCACGACGCGAGTCAAGATATCACAGCACCAGGAAATACTTGTATGGTATCGATTCCGAGTGTGTGGGATGCCAAACTTGCTCCAGAGGGACACCATGTGGTTCACGCCTACACCTTAGAACCCTACACCGGATGGGAACGGCATCAGGAGTATGAACAAAAGAAACGGGAGAAAGCAGAAACTTTATATCGTGCCTTAGCAAAAATTATCCCCGATATCAGCGAGCGTGTGGTGTTGGAACTCATCGGTACACCCTTAACTCATGCTTATTACCTGCGGAGATATCAGGGAACCTATGGCCCTGCGATCGCAGCAGGCAAAGGAATGTTTCCGGGGCCGCACACACCCATACAAGGTTTGTATCGCGTTGGTGATAGCACTATGCCAGGAATTGGTGTACCTGCGGTGGCGGCGTCTGGTATTTTGTGTGCAAATACGTTGGTGGGAGTAAAGCAAATGCAGGAATTGTGTTAA
- a CDS encoding ABC transporter ATP-binding protein, with product MTEPLIELKGVSKSFGSNKVLDNVDLTIYRGEALGIIGPSGTGKSTILRLIAGLLSVDAGEIYVQGVRRDGLIEDGADPVGIGMVFQQAALFDSLTVDENVGFFLYQHSNLPRRRIRELVEEKLEMVGLSGIGDRYPAELSGGMRKRVSFARAIMSNPENPKEGSEVLLYDEPTAGLDPIASTVIEDLIQNLRTTQRVCGTYAIVTHQQSTIRRTADRLVFLYQGKVQWQGTVSELDSTENPLIRQFMSGSVSGPIQVAG from the coding sequence ATGACTGAACCGTTGATTGAACTAAAAGGTGTTTCTAAGTCCTTTGGTAGCAATAAGGTTTTAGATAATGTCGATTTGACGATCTACCGGGGAGAAGCACTGGGGATAATTGGGCCTAGCGGTACTGGTAAATCGACAATTTTACGCCTGATTGCTGGGTTACTTTCTGTTGATGCGGGAGAAATTTATGTGCAAGGGGTGCGGCGAGATGGATTGATTGAGGATGGGGCCGATCCGGTTGGCATCGGGATGGTGTTTCAGCAGGCGGCGCTATTTGATTCGCTGACAGTGGATGAAAATGTCGGGTTCTTTCTGTATCAGCACTCGAACCTGCCTAGAAGACGCATTCGCGAGTTAGTTGAGGAAAAATTGGAGATGGTGGGTTTGTCAGGAATAGGCGATCGCTATCCAGCTGAACTTTCTGGAGGTATGCGAAAACGGGTAAGTTTTGCCCGTGCGATTATGTCTAACCCCGAAAACCCCAAAGAAGGATCGGAAGTTTTGCTCTATGATGAGCCAACAGCCGGACTCGATCCAATTGCCTCAACCGTAATAGAAGATTTAATCCAGAATTTACGAACTACACAACGAGTCTGTGGCACTTACGCAATAGTCACTCACCAACAAAGCACTATTCGCCGGACAGCTGACAGACTGGTATTTCTCTATCAAGGTAAAGTACAGTGGCAAGGTACAGTTAGTGAACTAGATAGTACAGAAAATCCCTTAATTAGACAATTTATGAGTGGGAGTGTATCTGGGCCAATTCAAGTTGCAGGTTAA